The Paludisphaera borealis genome contains a region encoding:
- a CDS encoding type II toxin-antitoxin system VapC family toxin, producing the protein MNKALLDTDIYSEILKAVNPTVTQNATTYRRSQGILTFSTVTVMEVIRGFQKSQASRRLQAFHAAIALEEILHFDQPAAELAGCIAGELERIGQPIGTSDPNDCRHRPASRP; encoded by the coding sequence CTGCTCGACACCGACATCTATTCCGAAATCCTCAAGGCGGTGAACCCGACCGTCACGCAAAACGCGACCACCTATCGCCGATCCCAAGGCATTCTGACTTTCTCTACCGTAACGGTCATGGAAGTGATCCGGGGCTTCCAAAAATCGCAGGCCAGCCGCCGCCTGCAAGCGTTTCACGCCGCCATCGCCCTCGAAGAAATCCTGCACTTTGATCAGCCCGCCGCCGAGTTGGCGGGCTGCATCGCCGGTGAGCTGGAGAGAATCGGCCAGCCTATCGGCACTTCCGACCCGAATGATTGCCGCCATCGCCCTGCATCACGGCCTTGA